One Cryobacterium psychrophilum DNA segment encodes these proteins:
- the murI gene encoding glutamate racemase, translating to MTDAPIGIFDSGVGGLTVARAIKDQLPNESLLYIGDTAHSPYGPKKIADVRGFALGVLDDLVAQDVKLIVIACNTASAAMLRDARERYSVPVIEVIQPAVRRAVGTTRNKRVGVIGTSGTVNSRAYNDAFAAATDIRLFSQACPRFVEFVEAGITSGAEVLAVAEEYLAPLRDANVDTLVLGCTHYPFLRGAISYVMGDAVTLVSSDTETANDVYRVLVSQGLERQSRTASTYRYEATGASADDFLNLAHRLLGPEISRVNLIETGSLSLSDLNEFAALHPHTTRKENQ from the coding sequence GTGACTGACGCGCCGATTGGAATCTTTGACTCCGGAGTGGGTGGCCTCACGGTCGCGCGGGCGATCAAGGACCAGTTGCCCAACGAGTCCCTTCTCTACATCGGCGACACGGCGCATTCGCCCTACGGGCCGAAGAAGATCGCCGACGTGCGCGGATTCGCGCTCGGCGTACTCGACGACCTCGTGGCGCAAGACGTGAAACTCATTGTCATCGCGTGCAATACGGCGTCTGCGGCGATGCTTCGCGACGCGAGGGAACGCTACAGCGTGCCCGTGATTGAGGTCATTCAGCCGGCCGTGCGCCGGGCCGTTGGTACGACGCGCAACAAACGCGTCGGGGTGATCGGCACCAGCGGGACAGTGAATTCCCGGGCCTACAATGATGCCTTCGCCGCGGCCACGGACATCCGCTTGTTCAGTCAGGCCTGCCCCCGATTCGTGGAATTCGTGGAGGCTGGCATCACCTCGGGCGCGGAGGTGCTCGCCGTTGCCGAGGAATATCTCGCACCGCTGCGCGACGCGAACGTTGACACGCTCGTGCTCGGTTGCACGCACTACCCGTTTCTGCGCGGCGCCATCTCCTACGTGATGGGCGACGCGGTGACGCTCGTGTCGAGCGACACCGAAACCGCCAACGACGTGTACCGCGTGCTCGTGAGTCAGGGCCTTGAACGTCAGAGTCGAACGGCTTCCACCTATCGCTACGAGGCCACCGGCGCGAGCGCCGACGACTTTCTGAACCTCGCCCACCGCTTGCTCGGCCCCGAGATTTCCCGGGTCAACCTGATCGAGACGGGTTCCCTCAGCCTCAGCGACCTCAATGAGTTCGCCGCACTGCACCCACACACCACACGCAAGGAGAACCAGTGA
- a CDS encoding NTP transferase domain-containing protein: MNTQIVILAAGMGSRLGRSLPKPLTELNDGRTIMQQQFDNIDHAFGKAAQVTIVVGYKLEHIIEAFPQASFVYNEEYDQTNTSKSLLRALQASATGGVLWMNGDVVFDPAILDRAAAMMARDQSFVTVNTDKVSDEEVKYTTSAEGYIKELSKTVKNGLGEAVGINYVSSADKAVLMRQLAKVGDQDYFERGIELAIEKNSMLVEPVNISDFYAVEVDFAEDLERANLFV; the protein is encoded by the coding sequence GTGAATACCCAAATTGTAATTCTTGCGGCAGGAATGGGCAGCCGTCTTGGCCGCTCGCTCCCGAAACCGCTGACCGAACTCAACGACGGTCGCACGATCATGCAGCAGCAGTTCGACAACATCGATCACGCCTTCGGCAAAGCAGCCCAGGTCACGATCGTCGTCGGCTACAAGCTTGAGCACATCATCGAGGCGTTCCCGCAGGCTTCCTTCGTCTACAACGAAGAGTACGACCAGACAAACACGTCCAAGAGCCTTCTGCGCGCCCTTCAGGCCTCGGCCACGGGTGGCGTGTTGTGGATGAACGGTGACGTTGTCTTCGACCCGGCAATTCTCGACCGTGCCGCAGCCATGATGGCCCGCGACCAGTCGTTCGTCACGGTCAACACCGACAAGGTGTCCGATGAAGAAGTGAAGTACACCACGAGCGCCGAGGGCTACATCAAGGAGCTCTCGAAGACCGTCAAGAACGGTCTCGGTGAGGCCGTTGGCATCAACTACGTCTCCAGCGCAGACAAGGCCGTTCTCATGCGTCAGCTCGCCAAGGTCGGCGACCAGGACTACTTCGAACGCGGCATTGAGCTGGCCATCGAGAAGAACAGCATGCTCGTGGAGCCGGTCAACATCTCCGACTTCTACGCCGTCGAGGTTGACTTCGCCGAAGACCTCGAGCGCGCCAACCTGTTCGTCTAA
- the rdgB gene encoding RdgB/HAM1 family non-canonical purine NTP pyrophosphatase — translation MQIVLATHNAHKVDELRRILEPQLPGIEVLAYDGPEPIEDGATFTENALIKARAAATHTGLPAIADDSGICVDVLGGSPGIFSARWAGPARDSEQNLRLLLWQISDIADDHRGAHFTCVAALALPDGAERAVSAEWPGQLLHEPNGTNGFGYDPIFLPDGYAISAAELSAHVKNQVSHRAMAFEALIPVVREILGG, via the coding sequence ATGCAGATCGTGCTGGCCACGCACAACGCCCATAAGGTCGACGAGTTGCGCCGCATTCTCGAGCCGCAACTGCCCGGCATCGAGGTGCTCGCGTACGACGGCCCCGAACCGATCGAGGACGGCGCGACGTTCACCGAGAACGCGCTGATCAAGGCGCGGGCCGCCGCAACCCACACGGGCCTGCCTGCCATCGCTGATGACTCCGGCATCTGCGTCGACGTGTTGGGTGGTTCGCCGGGCATCTTCTCCGCCCGCTGGGCCGGTCCGGCCCGCGACTCTGAGCAGAACCTGCGGCTTCTCCTCTGGCAGATCAGTGACATCGCCGATGACCACCGGGGCGCGCACTTCACGTGTGTCGCCGCGCTGGCGCTGCCCGATGGAGCTGAACGCGCCGTGTCCGCGGAGTGGCCCGGGCAGCTGCTGCACGAGCCCAACGGCACCAACGGGTTCGGGTATGACCCCATCTTTCTGCCGGACGGGTACGCCATTTCTGCGGCAGAGCTCTCCGCGCACGTGAAGAACCAGGTCAGCCATCGTGCGATGGCCTTTGAAGCGCTCATTCCCGTGGTGCGCGAGATTCTGGGCGGGTAG
- a CDS encoding cation diffusion facilitator family transporter — protein MGHDHAHSSESNRTRLSLAIGIIGLVLLAEVVGAIISGSLALLADAGHMLSDLLGLFVALTATVVAARPATDRQTFGYQRAEVFGALINGMLLLGVAVFVVIAAVTRLLNPVEVEVLGGPMLVVAIIGLVANIAALLLLRPAAAGSINMRGAYLEVLGDTLGSVAVIIAATVILITGFAPADAIASLLIAAMIVPRAFVLLRDVVRVFSESAPADTDVAEIRRHLEGASGVVAVHDVHVWAITSGAHVFTAHIVVEAEVLAGGGAGALLDELSECLSTHFDVEHSTFQLEPAEHADHGHDHMHP, from the coding sequence ATGGGTCATGACCACGCGCACTCCTCGGAGTCGAACCGCACCCGCTTGTCCCTCGCGATCGGCATCATCGGCCTGGTGCTGCTGGCCGAAGTCGTGGGCGCCATCATCAGCGGTTCGCTCGCGCTGCTGGCCGATGCCGGTCACATGCTCTCCGACCTGCTGGGGCTGTTCGTCGCCCTCACCGCAACCGTCGTCGCGGCACGACCGGCCACCGACCGGCAAACCTTCGGCTACCAGCGAGCCGAGGTCTTTGGTGCACTGATCAACGGGATGCTTCTGCTCGGCGTCGCCGTTTTCGTCGTGATCGCGGCGGTGACGCGACTGCTGAACCCCGTGGAGGTCGAGGTTCTCGGCGGCCCCATGCTCGTTGTGGCCATCATCGGCCTCGTCGCCAACATCGCCGCACTACTGCTGCTGCGCCCGGCCGCCGCCGGCTCGATCAACATGCGCGGCGCCTACCTCGAGGTGCTCGGCGACACGCTCGGCTCGGTCGCCGTGATCATCGCGGCCACCGTCATCCTGATCACCGGCTTCGCCCCAGCGGATGCGATTGCCTCGCTGCTCATCGCAGCGATGATCGTGCCGCGCGCGTTCGTGCTGCTTCGTGACGTGGTGCGTGTGTTCAGCGAGTCGGCACCGGCAGACACCGACGTGGCCGAGATTCGCCGCCACCTCGAGGGGGCCTCCGGCGTGGTTGCCGTGCACGACGTGCACGTGTGGGCGATCACGAGCGGTGCGCACGTGTTCACGGCGCACATTGTCGTCGAAGCGGAGGTGCTCGCCGGCGGCGGCGCCGGGGCGCTTCTCGACGAGCTGTCCGAGTGCCTCTCGACCCACTTCGACGTGGAGCACTCCACTTTTCAGCTGGAGCCCGCGGAACACGCCGACCACGGGCACGACCACATGCATCCCTGA
- the rph gene encoding ribonuclease PH produces MNDTRRIDGRTNDELRPVTIERGWSDQAEGSALISYGRTKVLCTASFTNGVPRWMSGKGKGWVTAEYSMLPRSTNSRMDRESVKGKVGGRTHEISRLVGRSLRAVVDMKALGENTIVLDCDVLQADGGTRTAAITGAYVALADALAWGREKKFIAQKAQPLTDSVSAVSVGIINGVPMLDLAYTEDVRADTDMNVVVTGRGKFVEVQGTAEAAPFDRSELDTLLDLALGGAITLTDFQNRALEG; encoded by the coding sequence GTGAACGACACCCGACGTATCGACGGACGTACCAACGACGAGCTGCGCCCCGTCACGATCGAACGCGGCTGGAGCGACCAGGCCGAAGGTTCGGCGCTGATCTCCTACGGTCGCACCAAGGTATTGTGCACCGCCTCGTTCACCAACGGTGTGCCCCGTTGGATGTCCGGCAAGGGCAAGGGCTGGGTCACCGCGGAATACTCCATGCTTCCCCGCTCCACCAACTCCCGGATGGACCGTGAATCGGTCAAGGGTAAGGTCGGCGGACGCACACACGAGATCAGCCGCCTCGTGGGGCGCAGCCTGCGCGCCGTCGTCGATATGAAGGCCCTCGGCGAGAACACGATCGTTCTGGACTGTGACGTGCTGCAGGCCGACGGCGGTACGCGCACGGCGGCCATCACAGGCGCCTACGTGGCCCTCGCGGATGCCCTGGCGTGGGGCCGGGAGAAGAAGTTCATTGCGCAGAAGGCGCAACCGCTCACCGACAGCGTCTCGGCCGTCTCGGTCGGCATCATCAACGGTGTACCCATGCTCGACCTGGCATATACCGAGGACGTGCGTGCCGATACCGACATGAACGTCGTGGTCACCGGTCGCGGCAAGTTCGTCGAGGTGCAGGGCACCGCGGAGGCTGCGCCCTTCGACCGCAGCGAACTCGACACCCTGCTTGACCTCGCACTCGGCGGCGCCATCACCCTGACCGATTTTCAGAACCGCGCGTTGGAGGGCTGA
- a CDS encoding DUF3039 domain-containing protein has protein sequence MTDIFRASIAEPGQPGGGTSTLDRELEELLNQEQIEPGDHERFSHYVPKDKILEAAMTGKPVKALCGKKWLPGRDPEKFPVCPTCKAIWEKMKDK, from the coding sequence ATGACTGATATCTTCCGTGCAAGCATTGCTGAACCCGGCCAGCCCGGGGGCGGAACCTCCACCCTCGACCGTGAATTGGAAGAGCTGCTCAATCAAGAGCAGATTGAGCCGGGCGACCACGAGCGATTCTCGCACTACGTGCCCAAAGACAAGATTCTTGAGGCGGCCATGACCGGCAAGCCCGTCAAGGCGCTGTGCGGCAAGAAGTGGCTGCCGGGCCGCGACCCGGAGAAGTTTCCGGTGTGCCCCACCTGCAAGGCCATCTGGGAGAAGATGAAGGACAAGTAG
- a CDS encoding nicotinate phosphoribosyltransferase, translated as MTPSPAFRTDRYELTMVDAAIQSGRADLECMFEAFARRLPTGRRYGIVAGTGRLLELIRQFRFEDSELSWLEENAVVRRPTLDFLANYSFRGSIWGYQEGDAYFPGSPLLQVESTFAEGVMLETIILSVLNYDTSVASAAARMVSVSLGRPLAEMGSRRTSEHAAVAAARAAYIAGFAATSSLEAGRTWGIPTMGTAAHSFVLLHDSEEEAFRAQVDAFGTNTTLLVDTYDVPRGIALAVKVAGPQLGAIRIDSGDLPTVVAAARVQLDSLGAVNTTITVTSDLDEFSIAALSASPVDAFGVGTSVVTGSGEPAAGLVYKLVAHRSPDTEWVPVAKTSASKVSIGGRKNAVRRLDEHGTARQEIVLLGAEPAAAPLDTEPPQEGTRDRALLVPLIVEGVVDERYTGTAGTTLARAHCATVMTELPIEAFRLGRGEAVIPTIYR; from the coding sequence GTGACCCCGTCCCCCGCATTCCGCACAGACCGCTACGAACTCACCATGGTTGACGCCGCGATCCAGAGCGGGCGCGCCGACCTTGAGTGCATGTTTGAAGCCTTCGCGAGGCGGCTGCCGACCGGGCGCCGGTATGGGATCGTCGCCGGGACCGGACGCCTCCTGGAGCTCATCCGCCAGTTTCGGTTCGAGGATTCCGAACTGAGCTGGCTGGAGGAGAACGCGGTCGTGCGCCGCCCCACCCTTGATTTTCTCGCGAATTACTCCTTCCGCGGCAGCATTTGGGGCTATCAGGAGGGCGACGCCTACTTTCCCGGCTCGCCCCTGCTGCAGGTCGAGAGCACCTTCGCCGAGGGCGTCATGCTCGAAACCATCATCCTGAGCGTTCTCAACTACGACACGTCCGTGGCGAGCGCCGCGGCCCGCATGGTCTCGGTGAGCCTCGGGCGGCCCCTCGCCGAAATGGGCTCCCGCCGCACGAGCGAGCATGCCGCCGTGGCCGCCGCACGCGCCGCCTACATTGCCGGCTTTGCCGCAACGAGCAGCCTCGAAGCGGGACGCACCTGGGGCATTCCCACCATGGGCACGGCAGCGCACTCCTTCGTGCTGCTGCACGACAGTGAGGAGGAGGCCTTCCGCGCGCAGGTCGACGCCTTCGGAACGAACACCACCCTGCTCGTTGACACGTACGACGTCCCGCGCGGCATCGCCCTCGCCGTGAAGGTAGCCGGGCCGCAGCTCGGCGCGATCCGCATCGACTCGGGAGATCTGCCGACCGTCGTGGCCGCGGCCCGAGTGCAGCTCGACTCTCTCGGCGCCGTCAACACGACCATCACCGTCACGAGCGACCTCGATGAATTTTCCATTGCGGCCCTGTCGGCCTCCCCGGTTGACGCGTTCGGCGTGGGGACATCCGTTGTCACCGGATCGGGCGAACCCGCCGCCGGCCTGGTCTACAAGCTCGTGGCGCACCGCAGCCCGGATACCGAGTGGGTCCCGGTCGCCAAAACGTCTGCGTCAAAGGTGTCCATCGGCGGGCGCAAGAATGCCGTCCGCCGCCTTGATGAGCACGGCACTGCACGGCAGGAGATCGTGCTGCTCGGCGCGGAACCCGCCGCCGCGCCCCTCGATACCGAGCCTCCCCAAGAGGGAACCCGCGATCGTGCGCTGCTCGTTCCCCTGATCGTGGAGGGCGTCGTCGACGAACGCTACACCGGCACAGCGGGCACCACTTTGGCCCGTGCCCACTGTGCGACGGTGATGACGGAACTGCCGATTGAGGCTTTCCGCCTCGGCCGCGGCGAGGCGGTCATCCCCACGATCTACCGCTAG
- a CDS encoding DedA family protein, producing the protein MIQTALIPWLDPNQIINSAGPWALLVVCAIVFAETGLLVGFLLPGDTLLVITGLLAFPAAGVITIDIWWVALAIGLAAFLGGEAGYFIGRKFGPHVFERKESGLFSIANVERTNSFFVRYGGVAVIVARFVPIVRTFAPVAAGVGKMNYRKYTLYNLIGALTWGTGLTYAGYFLGYIPPVADFVTSYIDLILLAAVAITLIPTVFHYVQSTVKARRTARIPLMDRPEV; encoded by the coding sequence GTGATTCAAACCGCCTTGATTCCCTGGCTGGATCCGAACCAGATTATCAACTCAGCCGGCCCGTGGGCCCTGCTTGTCGTGTGCGCCATCGTCTTCGCCGAGACCGGTCTGCTGGTCGGATTCCTGCTGCCCGGTGACACCCTCCTCGTGATCACGGGTCTGCTCGCGTTTCCGGCCGCCGGTGTGATCACGATCGACATCTGGTGGGTTGCCCTGGCGATCGGGCTGGCCGCCTTCCTCGGCGGGGAGGCCGGGTATTTCATTGGGCGTAAGTTCGGCCCGCACGTCTTCGAACGCAAGGAGTCGGGTCTGTTCAGTATCGCGAATGTGGAGCGCACCAATTCGTTCTTCGTGCGCTACGGCGGCGTGGCGGTGATCGTGGCCCGGTTCGTGCCCATTGTGCGCACGTTCGCGCCGGTCGCGGCCGGCGTGGGCAAGATGAACTACCGCAAGTACACGCTCTATAACCTGATCGGCGCCCTGACCTGGGGCACCGGGCTCACGTATGCCGGGTACTTTCTCGGATACATCCCGCCTGTTGCGGATTTCGTGACCAGCTACATCGACCTGATCCTGCTCGCCGCCGTGGCAATCACGCTCATCCCCACGGTGTTTCACTACGTGCAGTCCACCGTGAAGGCCCGCCGCACCGCGCGGATCCCCCTCATGGATCGTCCAGAGGTGTAG
- a CDS encoding cytochrome c biogenesis CcdA family protein codes for MLLPAFFALAFSSPTRLLGRTVIFYLGLITTLVPVVILAGTVGAFLMQNRTMLVIGAASLVIVLGLIQLVGIRIPALTRSGAGEGTSSASVFILGSAYGVAGLRAGPILGSVLTIAAVGGNAACGGILLTIYALGMTIPLFVLALVWDRLKVAERGWVKPHTVRVGRWQNSWLMVASGLLSIGLGALVIFIAVAGIYFLRTRRRDVTVVPAAVAHLATRQLDGWAYIRI; via the coding sequence ATGCTGTTGCCGGCGTTTTTCGCCTTGGCGTTCTCGTCCCCTACACGGCTCCTGGGCCGAACGGTCATCTTTTACCTTGGACTGATCACCACCCTGGTGCCGGTGGTCATTCTGGCAGGTACGGTCGGCGCATTCCTGATGCAGAACCGCACCATGCTGGTGATTGGCGCGGCATCCCTTGTGATCGTGCTGGGGCTCATCCAGCTGGTCGGGATCCGGATTCCGGCATTGACCCGCAGCGGTGCGGGCGAGGGAACCTCCTCCGCATCCGTTTTCATACTGGGGTCTGCCTATGGGGTCGCCGGGTTGCGCGCGGGACCCATTCTCGGGTCGGTTCTGACCATCGCCGCCGTCGGAGGGAACGCAGCCTGCGGCGGCATCCTGCTGACAATTTATGCACTCGGCATGACCATTCCCCTCTTCGTGCTGGCGCTCGTCTGGGATCGACTGAAAGTTGCCGAACGTGGCTGGGTGAAGCCCCACACGGTTCGCGTGGGACGGTGGCAGAATTCATGGCTGATGGTTGCGTCGGGTCTGCTTTCCATCGGCCTCGGTGCGTTGGTCATCTTCATCGCAGTCGCCGGCATCTACTTCCTGCGTACGCGTCGACGGGACGTGACGGTGGTCCCGGCCGCCGTCGCTCACCTCGCGACCAGACAACTTGACGGGTGGGCCTACATCAGGATCTGA
- a CDS encoding ABC transporter ATP-binding protein, whose protein sequence is MPKPAPVRKPPVRKPAADRTTTARAKPAGSATPSSTAAKSTAAPRKLSTPKRVTPPPTSGASPVESEQAGPGVDAPISTPVRSGAVKPATAKPATAQTGAAGTSATRSVTAAKTAAARATAVKTAAAKSPTTKTAAARAAATKAAATRAAEAKAAATKAATSTDGAVEPAVAVTTTVAADSVDRAPTIATAAPAAAEPPVANAAERPATGASTTAAQPDLPIPIAATVLPPLAKESPAVTEQRSPRPTATRAPLANAPATSAPRATVGTAAATSQAPVVLSAVGLGKRFGRNVAVSGIDLKVRAGSFLGIVGPNGAGKTTTLSMITGLLRPDHGSVHVHGIDVWKKPREAKRAIGVLPDRLRVFDRLTGAQLLYYAGILRGLDNETVRARSEDLTAAFGLSDAVNRLVSDYSAGMTKKIALACAMIHSPRLLVLDEPFEFIDPVSAVTVTEILQKYVAGGGTVVLSSHGIDMIQRVCDNVAVIVHGQLLDAGTIDEVRGDKSLEERFVELSGGRKESEGLEWLHSFSD, encoded by the coding sequence GTGCCTAAACCAGCCCCCGTGCGCAAGCCCCCGGTGCGCAAGCCTGCCGCGGATCGCACCACAACGGCCCGCGCGAAGCCGGCCGGATCAGCTACTCCATCGTCGACAGCCGCCAAGTCGACGGCAGCGCCGCGCAAGCTCAGCACGCCGAAGCGGGTCACTCCGCCCCCGACGTCCGGCGCCTCGCCAGTTGAATCCGAGCAGGCCGGGCCTGGCGTGGACGCACCCATTTCGACTCCGGTGCGCTCCGGTGCGGTCAAGCCAGCCACCGCCAAACCGGCCACCGCACAGACCGGTGCCGCCGGTACGAGCGCAACCCGGTCGGTAACGGCGGCCAAGACGGCTGCTGCCCGGGCGACCGCCGTCAAGACCGCCGCAGCGAAGTCGCCCACCACGAAGACTGCCGCGGCTCGTGCGGCCGCGACCAAAGCGGCAGCGACCAGGGCGGCGGAAGCGAAGGCTGCCGCGACGAAGGCTGCAACATCCACGGATGGCGCGGTGGAACCCGCTGTGGCCGTGACGACGACGGTAGCAGCGGATTCCGTTGACCGGGCCCCCACGATCGCGACGGCCGCACCCGCGGCGGCTGAGCCTCCAGTTGCGAACGCTGCCGAGCGCCCCGCAACAGGTGCCTCAACCACTGCCGCCCAGCCGGACCTTCCCATCCCGATTGCCGCAACCGTGCTGCCCCCGCTCGCGAAGGAGTCACCAGCCGTAACAGAACAACGTTCCCCGCGGCCGACAGCAACCCGTGCCCCACTCGCAAACGCACCCGCCACAAGCGCGCCGCGTGCGACGGTCGGCACAGCTGCCGCCACGTCACAGGCTCCGGTCGTGCTCTCGGCAGTGGGACTGGGCAAGCGCTTCGGCCGGAACGTCGCCGTCTCCGGAATCGACCTCAAGGTTCGCGCCGGTTCCTTCTTGGGGATCGTCGGCCCCAACGGCGCCGGCAAGACCACCACGCTGTCGATGATCACGGGGCTGCTTCGCCCGGACCACGGCTCGGTGCACGTGCATGGCATCGATGTGTGGAAGAAACCGCGTGAGGCCAAGCGCGCCATCGGGGTGCTTCCCGACCGGCTGCGCGTCTTCGACCGGCTCACCGGTGCCCAGCTGCTCTACTACGCCGGCATCCTGCGCGGACTCGACAACGAGACCGTGCGTGCCAGATCCGAAGACCTCACCGCAGCATTCGGACTCTCGGATGCCGTCAACCGACTGGTCTCCGACTACTCGGCTGGCATGACGAAAAAGATCGCCCTCGCATGCGCCATGATCCACTCGCCGCGACTGCTGGTGCTCGACGAGCCCTTTGAATTCATCGATCCCGTGTCAGCCGTGACCGTGACGGAAATTTTGCAGAAGTACGTTGCAGGCGGCGGCACAGTCGTACTGTCCAGCCACGGGATCGACATGATCCAGCGGGTGTGCGACAACGTGGCCGTCATCGTGCACGGCCAGTTACTGGACGCCGGAACGATCGACGAGGTGCGAGGGGACAAATCCCTGGAAGAGCGCTTCGTGGAACTCTCCGGAGGACGCAAAGAGTCGGAGGGTCTGGAGTGGTTACACAGCTTCTCGGACTAA
- a CDS encoding ABC transporter permease, whose protein sequence is MNSSFATVSPQQRSPLARYWHSLWLLTRRDLRVRYSTSALGYFWSILDPLVMAGIYWFVFTQVFERDVGESPYIVFLLSALLPWMWFNGAVSDCTRAFLREAKLIRSTRIPRTIWVNRLVLSKGIEFLAAIPVLVLFAVVYGAEINLDILFFPLAIVLQVLLTAGVGLLVAPLVVFFRDLERAVKLILRFLFYASPIIYSTADLPPDLHFWAAFNPLSGIFSLYRSAFFPEQLDWFAVGVGSAMSVAFLVLGLFVFSRTERAVLKEI, encoded by the coding sequence GTGAATAGTAGTTTCGCCACGGTGTCCCCGCAGCAGCGCAGCCCGCTTGCGCGGTATTGGCATTCCCTGTGGCTACTGACCCGACGTGACCTGCGCGTGCGCTATTCGACCTCGGCTCTCGGCTACTTCTGGTCGATCCTGGATCCGCTGGTTATGGCCGGGATCTATTGGTTCGTGTTCACCCAGGTCTTCGAACGCGATGTGGGCGAGTCGCCCTACATCGTGTTTCTTCTGTCGGCCCTCCTGCCCTGGATGTGGTTCAACGGTGCCGTTTCCGACTGCACCCGCGCCTTCCTTCGCGAGGCCAAGCTGATCCGGTCGACCCGCATTCCCCGCACCATCTGGGTTAATCGCCTCGTACTCTCCAAAGGAATCGAATTTCTTGCTGCGATTCCCGTGCTCGTGCTCTTCGCCGTGGTCTACGGGGCCGAAATCAACCTCGACATCCTCTTCTTTCCCCTGGCCATCGTGCTCCAAGTACTCCTCACCGCCGGCGTCGGCTTGCTGGTGGCACCGCTCGTGGTGTTCTTCCGTGATCTCGAACGCGCCGTGAAGCTCATCCTGCGCTTTCTCTTCTACGCGTCCCCCATCATTTACAGCACGGCAGATCTGCCACCCGACCTGCATTTTTGGGCGGCCTTCAATCCCCTGAGCGGCATCTTCAGCCTCTACCGTTCCGCATTCTTTCCCGAGCAGCTCGACTGGTTCGCCGTGGGCGTTGGCAGCGCCATGTCGGTTGCATTCCTGGTCCTCGGCCTGTTCGTCTTCTCGCGCACCGAGCGCGCGGTCCTGAAGGAGATCTAG